One segment of Scyliorhinus torazame isolate Kashiwa2021f chromosome 14, sScyTor2.1, whole genome shotgun sequence DNA contains the following:
- the LOC140390272 gene encoding radiation-inducible immediate-early gene IEX-1-like — MCQGCCHRQLAIGARAPMIKQYRGTALTRQRSTDPEIFTFDCIPNVKPIPTANSRLRSKRRAVKVLYPAQVRKYLPPEKKDWAKRMLLLFLAVLVVQVYTATEVNEESASVVITPVASAGPQANLSREWASGVSTSSEEPIMPNNGHVPPLPRLPVIGANAISSSVISPSEVDTCYRMSPGSVACRM, encoded by the exons ATGTGTCAGGGTTGCTGCCACCGTCAGCTGGCAATCGGTGCCCGGGCCCCCATGATAAAGCAGTACAGGGGCACTGCCCTGACCAGGCAGCGGAGCACTGATCCTGAAATCTTCACCTTTGACTGCATTCCGAATGTCAAACCCATCCCGACTGCCAATTCCCGACTCCGAAGCAAACGGCGGGCTGTTAAAGTCCTCTACCCAGCACAG GTCAGGAAATATCTCCCACCTGAGAAGAAGGATTGGGCCAAGCGGATGCTTCTCCTCTTCCTGGCCGTGCTCGTTGTCCAGGTTTACACTGCCACAGAGGTGAACGAGGAATCTGCCAGTGTGGTCATTACGCCAGTTGCATCAGCAGGCCCGCAGGCCAACCTCAGCAGAGAGTGGGCTTCGGGGGTCTCGACCTCATCTGAGGAGCCCATCATGCCCAATAATGGCCACGTGCCCCCACTGCCAAGGCTGCCCGTGATAGGGGCCAATGCCATCAGCTCATCAGTCATCAGTCCATCGGAGGTCGACACTTGCTACAGAATGTCACCTGGATCTGTGGCCTGCAGAATGTAG